The following coding sequences are from one Gadus morhua chromosome 10, gadMor3.0, whole genome shotgun sequence window:
- the sash3 gene encoding SAM and SH3 domain-containing protein 3, whose protein sequence is MLRRKTSNASEKDSGQVSKRKISLQRSSSFKDFMKPKSPVAAEELHWDEPENVTVDEAVKSGSKQGKSWRNVISRTMTRKTSKQVQKALAEEGNESYEESTLSPSDWLPDQSAPRNRTSLCSSGSEETVSGPPSRQLSAGSDRQSLDSGYSQRDSMRLEEQGASYLGPFCGRALVHTDFTPSPYDMESLKLQKGDIIQIIEKPPMGIWTGKLNTKVGSFKFIYVNILPEDSPPVRRKRPQSRTSQARGKHQQLEDVLDRIGLCELGSLLSMHGFKGIDDFGGLRECHLNELNITDPEKRSKILKAVELLRESEAESDSEEEASAESESKQIRDSGCFESSENLATLREEPRTETKVLHEETEEETEQEEQTEKLDEVQQELEDLTVQ, encoded by the exons ATGCTGAGGAGGAAAACTTCCAATGCCTCGGAGAAGGACTCAGGACAGGTTTCAAAGAGGAAG ATCAGTCTTCAGAGGTCCAGCAGCTTCAAGGATTTCATGAAGCCCAAGTCTCCCGTAGCGGCCGAAGAACTTCACTGGGATGAGCCT GAGAATGTCACTGTGGATGAAGCTGTGAAGAGCGGCAGCAAGCAGGGAAAGTCATGGCGAAACGTCATCTCCCGCACTATGACCCGCAAGACATCCAAGCAGGTCCAGAAGGctctggctgaggagggg AATGAAAGCTATGAGGAAAGCACCCTATCTCCATCTGACTGGCTTCCCGATCAGAGTGCTCCTCGGAACAGAACTTCCCTCTGTTCCTCGGGATCCGAAGAGACGGTGTCAGGCCCTCCGTCCAGACAACTCTCTGCAG GCAGTGACAGACAGAGCCTGGACAGTGGCTACAGCCAGAGAGACAGCATGAGACTGGAAGAGCAAGGGGCCTCCTACCTGGGACCCTTCTGTGGTCGCGCCCTGGTCCACACCGACTTCACCCCCAGCCCATATGACATGGAGTCACTCAAACTACAA AAAGGTGACATAATCCAGATCATCGAGAAGCCCCCCATGGGAATCTGGACGGGGAAATTGAACACCAAGGTGGGGTCCTTTAAGTTCATCTACGTCAACATCCTGCCGGAGGACAGCCCGCCGGTCCGGAGGAAGAGACCCCAGAGCAGGACAAGCCAGGCCCGGGGCAAACACCAGCAGCTGGAGGACGTCCTTGACAGGATCGGCCTCTGT GAGCTGGGGTCTCTGTTGTCCATGCATGGCTTCAAGGGCATCGATGATTTCGGGGGCTTGAGGGAATGTCACCTGAACGAGTTGAACATCACCGATCCCGAAAAGCGCAGCAAGATTCTGAAGGCGGTTGAGCTCCTGAGAGAGT CTGAGGCAGAAtcagactctgaggaggaggcgtCGGCTGAAAGCGAAAGCAAGCAAATCCGGGACTCGGGCTGTTTCGAGAGTTCCGAGAACCTGGCGACCCTACGCGAGGAGCCGAGGACAGAGACCAAGGTTCTAcatgaggagacagaggaggagactgagcaggaggagcagacagagaAGCTGGATGAGGTCCAGCAGGAGCTAGAGGACCTGACGGTGCAATAG